ATATAATTCAAAGCAACTGGAAGAGGGTACATTTTTGGATTATGAACTAAACTGCTATCTAGTGGAGTAATAAACACGTGAGAGAGAGGGTAAATAAAATTTGCATCAATATTATAATTACTATTAGTCTATTACAGATGTGGTGATACAGTTTCAATTCAATACATAAAAACATCATTACTTTAATAATAAATAGCTCATAATTGTCACATGAATAATAATATTTAAGGTCTAACTAGGGTTTGACAGAGAGAAGGTTAATAAGATTGTGAATGGAGAACAAAACAAGAAGAAGGTATAGTATTGGAGCAATGAAACCAGCAATGAGAGCTCCGGTGAGACGGTCACAAAATTTGGGGACTTGGTCGCATATAGGAAGCCAGCCTGCATGAGCATTCCCTTTCTTCCCCACTTGAGCCACCCCTAGTGCTGCAGATATGGCCGATACCAGCATGCTTGTCACAATCTGCAAATTATCATGTCCAACCCTATTTTCATTAAGTCAACTGCGATGCTGCACTAACATTTATACGACCCTTCTAAGGCCTTCACTCTCTAGGTACTTTAGATATTTCAAACCGGTTAACGATATATATTGAAATCTCATTTACATTCCGGCGTCTAATTAGGCAACTCAGGTTCAAAATTTATAGGGGAAAAGTATACATAATAGCTTTGATCAGCTTAGCTCACAGTAGTACAACTTACCAAATCTGAGATAAGAATAAATTTCCACAGCAAATTTTTGGAGGGAATAAACAAAACTATGATGCTATATCCACTTGCAATCGCATTCGCAACCACAAAGTACCTGCAATAAGTTTAAGTTTCACCATGTAATCACTATTTAAACTTAATTCCATTTCTGCAATCAACAAAATTCAAAACAGAGTATTCATGAAAACAACCTCCCATAGTAGTTTGAGCAGAAAATTAGGTGTTAGTTATCCTGCCCTATGTACTTATTTTTTCTCAATTCATGTAATCACAACTTGATTAGTGTAAAATACTTCCAATAATAGTGAAGTTTACTTAAAATGTGATAATTTGCATACCTTAATGTTGGAGCATTTGTGTAAGTGGCTTTGAATGTCAAGTTCAAGACATTTCTAGAGTCATGGGTTGTCATAGTCACAATGGTAGCAGAAATAGTAGCACCCAAGGCTAGGAGCCTTAGCAGAAGAATAGATATCATTCTCTTTGCCATAATTACTGAGAATATTTGACAAATGTGTAGTAATGGAATGTGTATGTTGTGGATTGTGATGAAAATGGCTACAGAACAGCCCTTTCATTATAACTAGTGTACAAAATGGCATAGGTAGCTAGCTAGAGAAATGAAGTGTTATGTGGTAGGAAAGACAGATAAGTGGGGTGGTGAACTAGTCTTCTTTTAAAATCTTGTAGGTGTCATGTTCTTGGTAATCTATAAGTTGTCAACTTTTGTTGTGATGTGTAACTATATATAAAGTACATAAAGTACTAAAAAATCATGTGCCACTATGCCATCCATCAACTCTTAAGACAATTCACACAATCCTTTAAAAACACCAAAACATCATTTAATATTGTATTCAATCAGTCCCATGGTTCCGGGGAAAGGCCTCATACGCTATCTGCACGCGATCATCTATCTCTTGGGTGCTCGTCTATTGTAGTTATTTATCGCCTTGATTACATGCCTTCATAATGTTGCCCTCAAGCTTCACGTCATGATCAAGCATGCCGTAGCCTGCAGAAAAACCTTATCAATTTGGTTTACAAGAATTACATGCAGTGGCGAATCAAGTCAAATAACTTTATTCATTGGCATAATTTTTTTTCACTTACAGACTCAAAATTACGAGTAAATAATACCTCATTTAAATTGAGCTCTACGATCTCCGGTGAATTCGAAATGATCAATTACCACCGCCTCAGAATCAACATCATCAACATATTCTTTTTGAATGTGAAGTATCATATTCGCCTTCCATCCTCAGCCttgtttttataatttataattttcattGCCGAGAGTGCTCGTTCAGTAGGAGCCGTGGAAACACCGGAAGCGTCAAAACTAAACGAATCAATATATCGACCAATTGAAAAAACTTGTCTAAATCAGTTTCAACTAATTGTCTACATAGTTGTGCAAGAGAAGATCATTCTTGAAAATCTTTATGAGAAATTACTTAACACCTATAATGCTCTAATTGTAATTTTAAATCTCGTACCTTTGATGCATCAAAATTTTCCGGATAAAACTTTTCTGCAAGTACACAAATCTGATCGATATCAAACTTCTTAAATTGATTTTTTAGATCCAATGCAGAACTTAAAACAAGTAGTTATATACTTTACTCCGTGAACCGATCATTTAGCTCGGCTAGTTGAACATCAATAATCATGTTAAATATGCTAAAATGATATTGATGTTCATTTTAACTAAATCATGTTGTTAACAACCATGACCAGTCCCTATTGAGTAAGCTACATCCATTTTAGGCATTTCAAGACCATGATCTTCACCAAATTGATGGATACTTAGAAACAAATTATCTCAACCATGTTCTCTTAATTATTGAAGAAGTGTTTTTGTACTTGAAACTAAATTCATAGCATTAACAATGTGTTGTGATTCTTTGCAAAGCTTGAGAAAGTAAGTCGGTTATACCCATGATTTTTTAGTGAgtagcaaaaaaaaaaaatccaaatgCCCTTAATGCCTTAAGAAAACCTTTTGCATCACCTCTTATACTTCCTGTAAGTTCTTTATCGATCATCATACTTTGAAGAAGCTCTAACTTCTTTAAACAAATGAACTAGAGTATTTACAGAAGTAAAGTGAGAGCCACACCGAGTCATATCTGCTCGTTCAAACTACAAGTTTGATTAAGGCCCGTTCCTGTTTCAAGATTTCCATCAGCTAAACTTTCTGAGTATTTTGCTTTTTGAATATGTTTTAACATAATGGTATGTTTTGATGAAGATCCGACAAAATAGACAATTGAGCTTAGCATTTGAAAAAAAAATGCATATTAGGGACATCTTTAGCACAAGCATTCAGAACTAATTGTAGTCGGTGAGCAAAATAGTGAACGCAATATGCACTTGGACATTCTTGTAGGCATAATGTCTTTAATCCATGAAACTGACCTCGCATATTGCTAGCCCCGTCATAACCCTGACCACGGATATTCTGCACTTGAAGTTTGTTTGCGGAAAGAACAAGGCATATATGTTTCTTGAGATTAAGAGATGTAGTGTCTTTAACACTAACAATTTCAAAGTACCTTTCTCGGAAAAATCCTCCTTCATCAACAAATCTGATAATAATTGTCATTTGTTCTTTATGGGATACATGAAGTGACTCATCAACTAGGATACAGAATTTGACATCTCCAATTTCTCCACGAATTTTGTTTCAAATTTTAGTAGCAATAATTTCTAGATACTCCTTCTGAATTGATGGTGCAATGTATATGGCATGTTTAAGAGCATTTTCAAGAACAACTTTCAAAATCTCTTCATTCAGACCTGCATAACTCCTAAATATTTCAATGAAATGTCCTCTACTACTTGAGTTCAGACATTCGTCATGACCTCTAAATGGCCGTCCTTCTTTGCCAAGATACTTTACGGCTATTATTGTCGTCTTTAAACGCAATTTATTTTCCTTTACAATTTTTGGCCGAAGTTTATCAATCACTCTATCAATGTGCTTCGAGGTTCTTGACAAATCAGCCCAATTTTGAACATTCTTCTGATGGAAAGAATTTAATTGTCCAACATATTGTTCACAGATTCCTTTCTTTCTGGCTAACATTTTGCTCCAATTATTACATCCTTTAGTAGTGAATAGGGGCGACTTTGGCGgatttttttcaaaaacaaaGCAAGGAAAACAAAACACCTTATCAGTAGCTACCGAATACTCCAACCATGAAAATAATGAAAACCATCTATACTGAAAACGACGATTATCATGTCCATCAAATGTTGGTGGATAATTTTCCAACTTAGGCTGACAAGGGCCTAATTGTATATACTCCTTTCGAATACGGTCTTGTTGATTCACCGAAAATTTACAAAATGTCTTGCGTAAGCCAGGTGCAGTTCTAACACACTGCTCCTTTGGAATATCAACCAGAATTTCCACTTCAATTGTAGGCAAAGAATTAGGGGTTGAATCAGGCTCATCAGTTTTATTAATATTTGATGCAGGTGCTTGTACATCGCTCTCTTTCTTGTAAAAAGAAAAGAGTGACTTCATCCGTTTCTTGGGTTGTTGATCACACATTCTTAAAATCTATTCAATTGTCAAATGTTTAGCACATAATTTGAActgaaaatttaaaattttcttttgGACATTTTAACAAACACTTAGAATGCGTATATTGTTTCAACATAAACTAAAATAATTAAAGAATTACCTTCCAAATTTCAATGACGAATAAGAGAATGAATGTGAATTCGAATATTAGACCAGATGTCCTGATATCCATATTGTCCAATGCTCAGTACTAGTAGCTCTGTTTTTGTCAAGCTTTGCTAGCTCTGTCTCTCAATCTATTTCTCATCTATAACTCACCAAATAAAACAATGAAACTGAAAtttgaattttatattttttatccagcgataaattttttttatcttttacTTAAAAAATTTCACCAAGCTGAAGTTGGGCCCGCTTACTAAAGCATTGGCCTCTAATTAAATAGCCACAACTAATTAAATAGAGGTAAATGCAAATGTACACATAAAAGTTATGCAATTAAAAATAGAAAGGAAAACTTGAAACTTAATCCATTAATTTCATACTGACTTAAAACCCGTGCGATACACGGACTgcacatatttttttttaatattacaaaatttttaaaaaatacttagaattcaattcttaattttgttcatttaaaactttaaatgatatgatttgatgataattatataagtaaacgtatatattcataactttttagaacatttaaacttatttaaagtgataacaTTGGTAAGGGggaatattattataataaaattattattttattgagggtaaaaatataatgtcttcattatgttggtatttaaaaaaaaatattattttagcatgttgattatttaatcgattaactataactctataaaagatatttaaaaaagataatattactgattgaaagatataattttattgataattctaagtgtatttaaaaaaattatgttttaaataaaatttaattttttatttcacatgaataggatacgaattatacttagtctaatattaatttgatttatctcggatcagtgaattacattattttattttagcctgatGCCAATACACCGatcaaatcaaactaattatttttatttttattttatttttttagataccagatcaataagataattttgttttagattgaataattagtatatatgttttttttgttagtcgaattgtatttttattttagttttgtgttagtttgaatcaattgtataatatatttttttattctagataaataaaatatattatttcttTACCCAAattcattagtataatttttttaggagaattgatagtattattattttatcttaacccgagttacattatatatcaaccaaatcttaagaattatatttagtttgttttaatttaatttaGCCTGAAGTAACAAACTAGAATGATATAGATCtcaatatgaattaaaatttaaattggtagaagaagttgaatttaaatATATTATAGTGATACATggttcgatataaaatagaattaaaatttataaagtaacagaggaagttgacttcaatatcaattaaaattagaattgaacgacacaataattagaattagaacaattaaacaagggtaattaagtaatttcagcaagtaccgaccgactaccaaacttttaatgtttcgtctattataatatagtatagatagattaCAACGAAACCAATTTGTGTGCCCGTTtgagaaatcttaaaataaataacttaGAACTTAAAATGAAAAAGTGAATTATAAGTGATATCTAGAATAATACTTATATCTTAAATAAgcgtttggataattttacttataagtcagattttttttcttaaataatttaaaataaataattattaaatataattatcttaatttttgaatgttaagttagattaacatttaaaaatatatattttaaaactgaGGTTAATAAATTAGcgaaaaaataaaaaatattaggAAAAAGTACGTCAATACTAACATACAACTTATGAgcttttaaattataaattcaacTTATTAAGTTAGGCTTCACAAACACTCTTAAATAAGCTTGTATGTACTTATAAGATATTAAATGACTTATAAATTGGCTGCCAAACAGGCTTATGAATGTTTCTTTTTGAGCAACTTGGTTCTAAAATCTAAAGACTTGAGGTTCCAAAAAAAAGTGTTGAAAACCGCCTCTCAGAAGAAACAAAACAATTGTAGATTACTATCCGAATTCTGAAAGTATTAACATTAACTTAGAATTTACGTTAATGTGTGTTAACGTGTGTACATGAGCTCATTGAGTTGTGATATTAAAAAtgcgatttttttaaaaattaatatatatttaagaaaaatatttCGAAAGCAAAAATGTTATGAAATTATTCATAACTTTTTCGATTGTCATAATACAAAAATGatgaaaaatattaaaataatgattAAATTTGCAAGAAAAACATATAATTCATCATCTAATTAATGGGTACTTTGtctttgaaattttttattagtATTATATCCTctatatttttagtatttactcTATATCACAAAtgtaattaaaaataaattacttGAAAGCGTCACTTTATGTTAAAATAGACATTTCACATCACATCAAATTTGCATGATTTTTGTTATAAACTAGATTGAAAATAAGATCAATttaacatatatatttttttgtaaataattATGAATATATTTTATAGGCAAAAAAGCATATAAAGTTCGAAAATTGTTTGGCGCTGATTTAAGTAAGGGGTATACCcggtttattattatttttatttttgtaaattgcCTTCAATGATTTTCATAAAACATGTGGCATTGTTTTCGTTtgtcatttattttatattttgatgtttattataatttttaaatacttCAAGATTGTCCTTCTAGTATTCAATGTTGAATTTTATGTTTGTTATAATTTTACACATGTTGTATGTAATAGTGGAGTTATTTTTTGAGAATATTGTTTTGTATATTACACCAATATTATTCAAATGATTCGTAAATCATTTTATGAATTTTGCAGAGTATGTAGGTACTTAATCATAGttatcatttttaaataaatgtATTTAGCATAAAGTAAAATGATAATGAAATTCTATTTCACTACAAGGAAAACCGGCTCACACAACGGTTTTTGCCCGTTATCTGATACCCTGAAAAACCGTTGACTATTGAGCCGCCGTCTCTTACATGGATCAGAAAACGGGAAAAAACCGTTGTGTGAATGAGCACAGACAACGACCAGAGTAGTAAACCTGTTGTATTACATCCAGAATAGACAACGCATTCTTGTAACTTATATTGTAAACATCTGTATTAGTCAAGTGTTCTGGAAACGGTTGTGTAGTGTGTCCATAATAATATAAGAACAAAACAAGTAATACAACTCTTATTGTCCTCAAATGGTTGTTCTACAGATCAACACACAACACAAATGAATTAAATAGCTCTTGTAGTAAAATTCTACAGACAACACTTGCATTTTGTTTTGTGTTGTAGGAACTCTTCTCATACAAGATTTGTCCTGTTTCTTGTGTTGTGTGATTTAGTTTCACACTTGTCTTTTAGTTTACAATGTGTTGAGTTAGTGTTTAAGACATGATTCTTTTTATAACAAATAGTGTTGTCTGAACATAATTAGTTTTATAGAGAAGGGTTTTTTATTCAGTTTGGTATTGTGCGAAAGTCAATATAACAAGCTTTTAGTTTTTGAAATTATTGTGTGAAACAAACTATAACAATGTTTTAACTGGATAACTTACGGGTTAAAATCCCCTCAGACAATGGTTTCCAAATGCAAAGCAAATAAAGCAACATTGTAAAATTAATATGCCATACAATTTAAAATCCAAAGAAAAACCATTGAGATTACAACCAAGTCATCACCATTACACTAGCAAACAACCAACCCTCCATTACTCCAGCAATCAACCAACCATCCATTACACCATTTCAACTAAAAACCAACTAAGTATAACCAAGTTCTATCTTAAGAAAAATAAGACCATTCGAGTACATGTACTTCGAGACTCTATATTGCTTGTTAAAacatataaaaatgaaaaatctGAGTTAACTTTCTTTAGAAATTCAGGTGACATTTACATGTGCAAACACACATGACGCTTTCTCTAGTATACGCACTAATATGCCAACTATA
This genomic interval from Apium graveolens cultivar Ventura chromosome 8, ASM990537v1, whole genome shotgun sequence contains the following:
- the LOC141679738 gene encoding uncharacterized protein LOC141679738, whose translation is MCDQQPKKRMKSLFSFYKKESDVQAPASNINKTDEPDSTPNSLPTIEVEILVDIPKEQCVRTAPGLRKTFCKFSVNQQDRIRKEYIQLGPCQPKLENYPPTFDGHDNRRFQYRWFSLFSWLEYSVATDKVFCFPCFVFEKNPPKSPLFTTKGCNNWSKMLARKKGICEQYVGQLNSFHQKNVQNWADLSRTSKHIDRVIDKLRPKIVKENKLRLKTTIIAVKYLGKEGRPFRGHDECLNSSSRGHFIEIFRSYAGLNEEILKVVLENALKHAIYIAPSIQKEYLEIIATKI
- the LOC141676501 gene encoding CASP-like protein 1C1 encodes the protein MAKRMISILLLRLLALGATISATIVTMTTHDSRNVLNLTFKATYTNAPTLRYFVVANAIASGYSIIVLFIPSKNLLWKFILISDLIVTSMLVSAISAALGVAQVGKKGNAHAGWLPICDQVPKFCDRLTGALIAGFIAPILYLLLVLFSIHNLINLLSVKP